One region of Triticum aestivum cultivar Chinese Spring chromosome 6B, IWGSC CS RefSeq v2.1, whole genome shotgun sequence genomic DNA includes:
- the LOC123134861 gene encoding uncharacterized protein — MANPSASASTSRASCGATSTANLTCLCSPTNHPGSFRCTRHRNPRGRPQPSPPSSSGRVSHQSATSCASATVRAEGIIRSGGVGTGGRTTKDRSVLRAHLLRLVSAPSSAGRDHRRCRDFMPRPSRLGRLAVTA, encoded by the coding sequence ATGGCGAACCCAtccgcctccgcctcgacctcgAGGGCGTCGTGCGGGGCTACCAGCACCGCCAATCTCACCTGCCTCTGCTCGCCGACCAACCACCCGGGCTCTTTCCGCTGCACTCGCCACCGCAACCCGCGGGGGCgaccgcagccgtcgccgccgtcgtcgtcaggCCGCGTGTCGCATCAGTCGGCGACTTCGTGCGCGAGCGCGACGGTGCGCGCCGAGGGGATCATCAGAAGCGGCGGCGTCGGCACCGGCGGCAGGACCACCAAGGACCGGTCTGTCCTGCGCGCGCACCTGCTGCGGCTGGTGAGCGCGCCGTCCTCCGCCGGCCGCGACCACCGTCGCTGCCGGGACTTCATGCCCCGCCCGTCAAGGCTGGGCCGCCTCGCGGTGACCGCGTGA